From a single Lactococcus allomyrinae genomic region:
- a CDS encoding coiled-coil domain-containing protein codes for MKKRIISAILLSTVVLSTAAPVSGVYADTNSDIQKQDATIASAQSAKAQAQAQVDSLQAKVDSIQQKQSNTQKQINAIKSQAESLNKQIATLSQNIADRTNTLEAQARSAQVNNSATNYLDAIVNSKSLTDAVQKITAMATVSSANKQMLEQQVQDKKALDEKSESVKKNYNKFVSLSQDLDSQAQELTSQQAELKVATLNYQATIATAQGKKNSLLAEKAVAEKAAQEAASKQAAYEAQQKASQEAQAKSTQAVDNTASGNSTNTSNNDGGSKTPTPTPTPTPSPNPGPGGNNTPIANPYAGGGCTDYVWQYFAAQGIYIRNISPGNGGQWATNGPAQGILHVVSAAPGVIVSGYTTAFVGYSGSPYGHVAIVTKVNSNGTINVIEGGYGSGWWGHTRENIPTAGLTFLMPN; via the coding sequence ATGAAAAAAAGGATTATCTCAGCTATTTTATTGTCTACAGTAGTACTTTCTACTGCAGCACCCGTATCAGGTGTTTACGCTGATACTAACTCAGACATTCAAAAACAGGATGCAACAATTGCAAGTGCCCAATCAGCGAAAGCACAAGCACAAGCACAAGTTGATAGTTTGCAAGCTAAAGTTGATAGCATACAACAAAAGCAAAGCAATACACAAAAGCAAATCAATGCAATCAAATCACAAGCAGAATCATTGAACAAGCAGATTGCTACTTTAAGCCAAAATATTGCAGATCGTACAAATACTTTGGAAGCTCAAGCACGTAGTGCACAGGTCAATAATTCGGCGACAAACTATTTAGATGCTATCGTGAACTCAAAATCGTTGACAGATGCTGTTCAAAAAATTACAGCAATGGCTACTGTATCATCTGCTAATAAGCAAATGTTAGAGCAGCAAGTGCAAGATAAAAAGGCTTTGGATGAAAAATCAGAGTCTGTAAAGAAAAATTATAATAAATTTGTTAGTCTTTCACAAGATTTGGATTCTCAAGCTCAAGAGTTGACATCACAACAGGCTGAGCTTAAAGTTGCTACATTAAATTATCAAGCAACAATCGCAACGGCACAAGGTAAGAAGAACTCTTTGTTAGCTGAAAAGGCTGTGGCTGAAAAAGCTGCACAAGAAGCTGCTTCAAAACAAGCAGCATATGAAGCACAACAAAAAGCAAGCCAAGAGGCACAAGCTAAATCAACTCAAGCGGTAGATAATACGGCTTCAGGCAACAGTACAAACACCTCGAATAATGATGGTGGCTCAAAAACACCTACACCAACACCTACACCAACACCTAGTCCAAATCCAGGACCGGGAGGAAATAACACCCCGATTGCTAATCCTTACGCTGGTGGTGGATGTACAGACTACGTGTGGCAATATTTTGCAGCTCAGGGTATCTACATCAGAAATATCAGCCCAGGAAATGGTGGACAATGGGCTACTAACGGTCCCGCTCAAGGAATTCTTCATGTAGTTTCTGCGGCACCTGGTGTAATTGTTTCAGGATATACAACAGCTTTTGTTGGTTATTCTGGTTCACCGTATGGTCACGTAGCCATTGTTACTAAAGTAAACTCTAACGGTACAATTAACGTTATTGAGGGTGGATATGGTAGCGGTTGGTGGGGACATACTCGCGAAAATATCCCAACTGCAGGTCTGACATTCTTGATGCCAAACTAG
- the mreD gene encoding rod shape-determining protein MreD translates to MSRFTFQFFSPILLFLLLILDGQITHVLTSLSGGTWTPVSHLFLIFLVYSVTQHRSSYIIILAALLGAVYDSYYLGVYGIATLLFPLIALFVYNIESVIFTNRWTRLFTIIIIVTAFEVFSAVITAAFGLSQLNFLNFVVYQLAPTLLLNIILAAMLQAPLELFYRLRKSHFRYTGK, encoded by the coding sequence GTGAGTCGCTTTACTTTTCAGTTTTTTTCCCCAATCTTACTCTTTTTACTTCTAATATTGGATGGACAAATCACACACGTTTTAACAAGCCTAAGCGGTGGGACTTGGACCCCTGTAAGTCATCTTTTTCTAATTTTTTTGGTTTATAGTGTTACGCAACATCGTTCGAGCTATATTATTATTTTAGCAGCACTTCTAGGAGCGGTATATGATAGCTATTATTTAGGAGTCTATGGTATTGCCACCTTATTATTTCCGCTTATCGCTCTTTTCGTTTATAATATAGAAAGTGTCATCTTTACTAATCGATGGACACGGCTCTTTACTATTATTATCATTGTCACAGCATTTGAAGTATTTAGTGCGGTAATTACAGCGGCTTTTGGTTTATCACAACTTAATTTTCTTAACTTTGTTGTTTATCAATTAGCGCCTACACTTTTGCTCAATATTATTTTAGCGGCGATGCTTCAAGCACCTTTGGAACTCTTTTATAGATTAAGGAAAAGTCATTTTAGATACACAGGGAAATGA
- a CDS encoding NUDIX hydrolase encodes MSKIPIFGEKIDGKDYQNRYGVYGIVTRDSGEICLVQAPNGAFILPGGEIEAGENHEKALQRELVEELGASAKIGAFLGQADEYFYSSHRNKYFYNPAYIYETKSVSFDAAPLEDFNGIFWFSPEIAITKLKRGSHQWGVREWLKKK; translated from the coding sequence ATGAGTAAAATTCCTATTTTTGGAGAAAAAATTGATGGAAAAGATTATCAAAATCGGTACGGAGTCTATGGAATTGTTACGCGCGATTCTGGAGAAATTTGTTTAGTTCAAGCGCCTAATGGTGCTTTCATCCTTCCTGGTGGTGAGATTGAAGCGGGTGAAAATCATGAGAAAGCTTTGCAAAGAGAACTCGTTGAAGAACTTGGAGCTTCTGCAAAAATTGGTGCTTTCTTAGGACAAGCGGACGAATATTTTTATAGTTCACATCGTAATAAATACTTTTATAATCCAGCTTATATTTATGAGACTAAATCCGTCAGTTTTGATGCTGCTCCTCTAGAAGACTTTAATGGTATTTTTTGGTTTAGTCCTGAAATAGCAATCACTAAACTTAAACGTGGTTCTCATCAATGGGGTGTCCGTGAGTGGTTAAAGAAAAAATGA
- the rpiA gene encoding ribose-5-phosphate isomerase RpiA: MENLKKQVGIKAAEFVKDGMIVGLGTGSTAAFFVEELGRRIHDEGLNIIGVTTSSVTSEQASKLGIPLKSIDEVDFVDLTVDGADEIDSKLNGIKGGGAALLMEKIVATYSHDYIWIVDESKLSENLGSFKVPVEVIPYGAEQIFRKFTTAGYAPTWREDDKGNKLITDMHHYLIDLHISEIKHPEQLAQELDLTVGVVEHGLFNNMVKKVIVADHDGVKIIEK, encoded by the coding sequence ATGGAAAATCTAAAAAAACAAGTTGGAATAAAAGCCGCAGAGTTTGTCAAAGATGGCATGATTGTGGGATTGGGGACAGGTTCAACGGCAGCATTTTTTGTAGAGGAGTTAGGACGTCGTATTCACGATGAGGGTCTAAACATTATAGGTGTGACAACATCTAGCGTAACAAGTGAGCAAGCCTCAAAGCTGGGTATTCCACTAAAATCTATTGATGAAGTAGATTTTGTTGACTTGACTGTTGATGGGGCTGATGAGATTGATTCAAAACTAAATGGAATTAAAGGTGGCGGTGCAGCATTACTTATGGAAAAAATCGTAGCCACTTACTCACATGACTATATTTGGATTGTTGATGAGTCAAAACTCTCCGAAAACCTAGGGTCATTCAAAGTTCCTGTTGAGGTTATCCCATATGGTGCTGAACAAATATTTCGTAAATTCACAACGGCAGGCTATGCTCCAACATGGAGGGAAGATGACAAAGGAAATAAATTAATTACGGATATGCATCATTATCTCATTGACTTACACATCAGCGAAATTAAACATCCTGAACAACTTGCTCAAGAGTTGGATTTGACAGTGGGGGTCGTAGAACATGGTCTATTTAATAACATGGTTAAAAAAGTTATTGTAGCAGATCATGATGGTGTGAAAATCATTGAAAAATAA
- a CDS encoding Crp/Fnr family transcriptional regulator: MTNEHIDNLIQLLEEKKVPVVTRKKHSYVMYQGIESEYIYILKEGVAKISNILRDGREFNIAYVVEQDFVSLLEEEQQEGISAVFNVRVESDTASFYRVSRADFWDWVRSDLRLFRIVNDFYKRRLSMNLSVLQKMTINGKKGAVCACINSLIEDFGIMKKEGILIDFPVTNEDIAGFCGISTRNSVNRIIHDLKMEKVIDIIDNKIMVYNPQYLEDYIS; the protein is encoded by the coding sequence ATGACAAACGAACATATAGACAACCTCATACAACTTTTAGAAGAAAAAAAAGTTCCTGTCGTTACCCGTAAAAAGCATAGCTACGTAATGTACCAAGGAATTGAATCAGAATATATCTACATCTTGAAAGAAGGTGTCGCAAAAATCAGCAATATTCTTCGTGATGGTCGAGAATTTAATATCGCGTATGTCGTAGAACAAGACTTTGTATCACTCCTTGAAGAAGAGCAACAAGAAGGAATCTCAGCAGTTTTTAATGTCCGAGTCGAGTCTGACACAGCGAGTTTTTATCGTGTCTCACGCGCAGACTTTTGGGATTGGGTTCGCAGTGACCTCCGTCTTTTTAGGATTGTAAACGATTTTTATAAACGTCGCCTCTCAATGAACCTTAGTGTCCTACAAAAAATGACAATAAATGGTAAAAAAGGTGCAGTTTGTGCTTGCATCAATAGCCTGATTGAAGACTTTGGTATCATGAAAAAAGAAGGAATCTTAATTGATTTTCCCGTCACTAATGAAGATATTGCAGGATTTTGCGGTATTTCAACAAGAAATAGTGTCAATCGTATCATTCATGACCTAAAAATGGAAAAAGTAATTGATATCATTGATAACAAAATTATGGTTTATAATCCGCAGTATTTAGAGGATTATATCAGCTAA
- a CDS encoding MFS transporter: protein MKKESIFTPTFVINTLISFLFYIVFYVLTSSISTYALQQLHQSTVVSLSLSSVFVIGALIGRVWTGITITKLGMKRLLYIGGILFLALIFGYYLTTNIPLLFIIRIVQGAGFGIGATASGTIAGHIVPASRRGEGIGYYALSVTLAAAVGPALSIMIYSSLGFTYLLGLASILLVLTFVLIFFVHVKELSPEERAHALAHQPQGVDKFLEKSALPISIVAFLAGFIDSAILTGMGSFSTALHIPLAGSLFFTMYAILIFLSRPLTGRIFDTKGDNWVFHPTFIFFTVAMLLVGLAGFFNPTLGFVVLLIAGGAFGLGYGGVAPFGQAIAIRDSNKERIGVATSTFFGFLDLGVGGGPIVLGAIIPLLGQGMSGFRNLYLYSAPAVIAVWIIYYLIHGKKQKVVV, encoded by the coding sequence ATGAAAAAAGAAAGTATCTTTACCCCTACTTTCGTCATTAACACATTAATCAGCTTTTTATTTTATATTGTCTTTTATGTTTTGACATCATCCATCAGCACTTATGCTCTTCAGCAACTCCATCAATCTACCGTAGTGAGTTTGTCACTATCAAGTGTATTCGTTATTGGAGCATTGATTGGCCGTGTATGGACAGGGATTACTATCACAAAACTCGGAATGAAACGATTGTTATATATTGGAGGTATTCTTTTTCTTGCCCTAATTTTTGGTTATTATCTTACAACTAATATTCCGTTACTCTTTATTATTCGTATCGTTCAGGGAGCAGGTTTTGGTATTGGAGCAACGGCGTCAGGAACCATTGCAGGTCATATCGTTCCTGCATCACGCCGAGGTGAAGGAATTGGCTATTATGCCCTTTCTGTAACACTTGCTGCTGCAGTAGGGCCAGCGCTTTCGATTATGATTTATTCATCGCTCGGCTTCACCTATCTTTTAGGCTTGGCATCAATTTTGTTGGTTCTTACCTTTGTTCTTATTTTCTTTGTTCATGTGAAAGAACTAAGTCCAGAAGAACGTGCTCATGCGCTTGCTCACCAACCACAAGGTGTAGATAAATTTCTTGAAAAATCCGCCCTTCCTATCTCAATCGTTGCATTCCTTGCTGGGTTTATTGATTCTGCAATCTTAACAGGAATGGGATCATTCTCAACTGCACTTCACATCCCACTTGCAGGGTCATTATTCTTTACAATGTATGCCATTCTCATCTTCCTTTCTCGTCCATTGACAGGTCGTATCTTTGATACAAAAGGGGACAATTGGGTCTTCCATCCTACTTTTATCTTCTTTACTGTTGCAATGCTACTTGTAGGGCTTGCAGGTTTCTTTAACCCAACATTAGGCTTCGTCGTGTTGTTGATTGCAGGTGGTGCTTTTGGACTTGGGTACGGTGGTGTAGCACCATTTGGACAAGCAATTGCTATTCGAGACTCTAACAAAGAACGTATTGGAGTTGCCACATCAACGTTCTTTGGTTTTCTTGACCTAGGTGTTGGTGGAGGGCCAATCGTGTTGGGTGCTATCATCCCGCTATTAGGTCAAGGAATGAGTGGATTCCGCAATCTTTATCTTTACAGTGCGCCAGCCGTGATTGCCGTTTGGATTATTTACTACCTTATTCACGGAAAAAAACAAAAAGTAGTAGTATAA
- a CDS encoding MATE family efflux transporter — MQENLFKEIQRFALPLMTNNFLQLIINQLILFLAVNRSIKNLAGITTIQSLLYALGGILGVVALAFNIEGGQALGKSDEKGFLQLIKSSLIVNMLIGIIFALITLVFGRLFLSITYAFDGKMLETATVYLLIQSPYIFLTLMMFLSANLIKIQNKTNDILVISLVSTALEILLNLILVRMINMGIIGASIASILALLVMVFLQFWVVRHKLAQAWGEKAMKIKQLLRKSVPLGGQEILEGVIFTIFFEALIARLGVTTLAIYGLCAQALNIIKMPTYIYENAVTIFGSKAYGEADFSKIFRTIKIAIVSSAGFYFIFSGLILLNAKRFAALFSSSEIVARFPIYLLIALVCSIFFISYEIFKGILQAMNLEKFVLRNSFVINLVMFLTMLACKLAGVTSFILLFTLYGFNLLVLSLILIRKLIKEKIKYKLLY, encoded by the coding sequence ATGCAAGAAAATCTATTTAAGGAAATCCAAAGGTTTGCGCTTCCACTGATGACTAACAATTTTCTTCAGCTTATCATCAATCAGCTGATTTTATTTTTGGCGGTCAATCGGTCAATCAAAAATTTGGCAGGAATCACAACGATACAAAGTCTGCTCTATGCATTAGGTGGAATTTTGGGCGTCGTCGCTTTAGCGTTCAACATTGAAGGCGGACAAGCACTTGGGAAGTCAGATGAAAAAGGTTTTCTCCAACTGATTAAGTCTTCGCTTATTGTCAATATGCTCATCGGAATTATTTTTGCTCTCATCACACTTGTGTTCGGGCGTTTATTTTTATCCATAACCTACGCTTTTGATGGAAAAATGCTTGAAACAGCGACAGTATATCTACTCATTCAATCTCCGTATATCTTTTTGACACTGATGATGTTTCTTTCGGCAAATTTGATTAAAATTCAAAATAAAACGAATGATATTCTCGTTATTTCCTTAGTGAGTACAGCATTAGAAATTTTGTTAAATTTAATCCTTGTTCGTATGATAAATATGGGAATTATTGGAGCAAGTATTGCCTCGATTCTTGCTTTACTTGTTATGGTTTTTCTACAATTTTGGGTTGTTCGGCACAAACTGGCACAAGCTTGGGGCGAAAAAGCAATGAAAATAAAACAACTTTTGAGAAAATCAGTGCCACTTGGCGGGCAAGAAATTTTAGAAGGGGTCATTTTTACGATTTTCTTTGAAGCTTTGATTGCGCGACTTGGTGTGACTACATTAGCGATTTATGGGCTTTGCGCTCAAGCACTGAATATCATAAAAATGCCTACTTACATCTACGAGAATGCTGTAACCATCTTTGGGTCTAAAGCATATGGCGAAGCAGATTTTTCAAAGATTTTTCGAACCATCAAGATTGCAATCGTAAGTAGCGCAGGATTTTATTTCATTTTTTCAGGTTTAATTTTGTTGAATGCTAAGCGATTCGCTGCTCTTTTTTCATCAAGTGAGATTGTTGCGCGTTTTCCTATATATCTACTTATCGCTCTTGTTTGTTCGATATTTTTTATTTCTTACGAGATTTTCAAAGGAATTCTTCAAGCGATGAATTTAGAAAAATTTGTTTTGCGAAATTCTTTTGTGATTAATCTCGTGATGTTTTTGACGATGTTAGCTTGCAAGCTTGCAGGAGTAACAAGCTTTATCTTGCTTTTCACACTTTATGGATTTAATCTTCTTGTTTTGAGTCTTATCTTGATAAGAAAATTGATAAAAGAAAAAATCAAATACAAGCTTTTATACTGA
- a CDS encoding 2-hydroxyacyl-CoA dehydratase produces the protein MENKYKAGIDVGSTTVKLVVFDEQYQLLFSRYDRHFSDVKQATIKVLTDFKEEYGDCTFSLAITGSGGMGLAEVLDIPFIQEVIASSITIEKFIPETDVMIELGGEDAKMTFFDSGTQELRMNGTCAGGTGAFIDQMAALLKVDANGVNELAKDYEKIYPIASRCGVFAKTDVQPLLNEGVARSDIAASIFQAVVNQTIAGLASGRKIKGKVAFLGGPLYFMSELRKRFIETLDLSDEDVIFPENPQLFVAMGAALSDETAEKSVSQLTESLEQDDSDNLIPQDTMDKLFENQEELDAFRVRHAKAQASYKALSAHHGAAFLGIDAGSTTTKLVLIDGDGNILYDYYGSNNGEPLESVIAVMKDLYSKLPADVYIAKSTVTGYGEHLIKAGLHVDMGEVETMAHYKAADYFNPGVDFILDIGGQDMKAMRIRDGALSSIQLNEACSSGCGSFIETFANSLKHDVRDFAGKALLAEHPVNLGSRCTVFMNSKVKQVQKEGATVGDISAGLSYSVIKNALYKVIKVKRPEELGKKIVVQGGTFYNEAVLRAFEKISEREVVRPSIAGLMGAYGCALISLDHEIVGKKSEILGLSALTDFQTHKEFMTCGLCENMCKMTLTVFNDGSKFVTGNRCERGAEKATQIKIEKKDKKVNLVDYKYKKLFRYHSLSKKKQTRGEIGIPRVLNMYENYPLWHTMLTDLGFRVVLSPKSDKALFEQGIETIPSDTVCYPAKMAHGHIQALIHQGVPTIFYPSVLFEQEEQKNAQNHFNCPIVQSYPEVIKNNIDEIRDGEVAYIHPFINLAQFDSVADNIYKALSASGISVSTDEVRSAVKHGFEELENFKKDIRDKAEELLMQINLNNEKAIVLAGRPYHLDPEINHGIADIITQEGFHVLTEDSISHLTEVSGLRVVNQWVYHSRLYAAAQVVCKNKNLELVQLNSFGCGLDAVTTDQVEEIMRGHNKLYTVLKIDEGSNMGAVRIRLRSLKAAVSERKRHNVEATLEMTELVPETPQFTKEMAKKHTLLLPMLSPIHQEGLIDAAFSASGYNVVSLPETQNSVNSGLRFVNNDSCYPAIITIGQLIEALQSGKYDVDNTSVMMTQTGGGCRATNYIPLLRKALIDAGFPQVPVVSLSMGNQGTEKGFKFTVPLLTRFMIAVLYGDLFERVVYRTRPYEAVAGSANELHAKWLEKARHNVESASIFEFNRNAKQIVREFDAIELLNVQKPRVGVVGEILVKYSKTANNDIVSIIEEEGGEAVVLDLIGFMNYSLYNQIWKTDEIGFAKKNKLMAKTFIGIINMLEKPMNKALKNSNRFDAIESIYDVAANTEEIISIGNHTGEGWFLTGEMIELLQKDVMNIVCLQPFGCLPNHIVGKGMLKELRRQYPGANLAPIDYDPGVSSVNQLNRIRLMMATAKKHLNHEEEKIEMVQMGSHGY, from the coding sequence ATGGAAAATAAGTATAAAGCAGGGATAGATGTAGGTTCTACAACAGTAAAGTTAGTTGTTTTTGATGAGCAGTATCAATTGCTATTTAGCCGTTATGACCGTCATTTTTCGGATGTGAAACAGGCAACAATCAAGGTATTGACCGACTTTAAAGAAGAATATGGAGATTGTACGTTTTCTCTTGCGATTACTGGTTCTGGTGGCATGGGGCTTGCGGAAGTTTTAGATATTCCTTTTATTCAGGAAGTTATTGCAAGTAGTATTACGATTGAAAAATTCATTCCTGAAACAGATGTCATGATTGAGCTGGGCGGTGAAGATGCCAAGATGACTTTTTTTGACAGTGGTACGCAGGAATTACGGATGAATGGGACTTGTGCGGGAGGTACAGGGGCTTTCATTGACCAGATGGCAGCGTTACTCAAAGTTGATGCGAATGGTGTCAATGAATTGGCGAAAGACTATGAAAAGATTTATCCGATTGCCAGCCGTTGTGGTGTGTTTGCAAAAACTGATGTGCAGCCTTTGCTCAATGAAGGTGTGGCGCGCTCGGATATTGCAGCATCAATCTTTCAAGCCGTGGTCAATCAAACCATTGCTGGGCTTGCTTCTGGACGAAAAATCAAAGGCAAAGTTGCCTTTCTTGGCGGTCCGCTTTATTTCATGAGTGAACTGCGTAAACGCTTTATTGAAACGCTGGATTTGTCTGACGAAGACGTGATTTTCCCTGAAAATCCGCAGCTTTTTGTCGCAATGGGTGCGGCATTATCTGACGAAACGGCTGAAAAGTCTGTCAGCCAGCTGACAGAAAGTTTGGAGCAAGATGACTCGGACAACTTGATTCCGCAAGACACGATGGACAAACTTTTTGAGAATCAAGAAGAACTTGATGCTTTTCGTGTCCGTCATGCCAAGGCGCAAGCGAGTTACAAAGCGCTGTCAGCCCATCATGGCGCAGCTTTTCTGGGGATTGACGCAGGTTCGACGACGACAAAGCTTGTTTTGATTGACGGCGACGGCAATATTTTGTACGACTACTATGGCTCAAACAATGGCGAACCGCTGGAGTCTGTCATTGCTGTGATGAAAGACTTGTATAGCAAATTGCCAGCTGATGTGTATATCGCAAAGTCAACGGTAACGGGCTATGGCGAGCACTTAATCAAGGCGGGACTTCATGTTGATATGGGCGAAGTGGAAACGATGGCGCATTACAAGGCGGCGGATTATTTCAATCCTGGCGTGGATTTCATTCTTGATATTGGCGGTCAGGATATGAAAGCCATGCGGATTCGGGACGGTGCGCTGTCAAGTATTCAGCTCAATGAAGCCTGCAGTTCAGGCTGTGGCTCATTTATCGAAACATTTGCAAATTCGCTGAAGCATGATGTGCGTGATTTTGCTGGGAAAGCCTTGCTTGCTGAGCATCCAGTTAATTTGGGTTCACGTTGCACCGTTTTCATGAATTCAAAAGTCAAACAAGTGCAAAAAGAAGGAGCAACGGTCGGCGATATTTCCGCAGGATTGTCCTACTCTGTCATCAAAAATGCGCTTTACAAAGTCATCAAGGTCAAACGCCCCGAAGAACTCGGCAAGAAAATTGTTGTCCAAGGCGGCACTTTCTATAACGAAGCGGTGTTGCGTGCTTTTGAGAAAATTTCTGAACGTGAAGTTGTCCGCCCAAGTATCGCAGGACTGATGGGCGCTTACGGTTGTGCCTTAATATCACTTGATCATGAAATTGTAGGCAAAAAGTCAGAAATTTTGGGGCTGTCAGCACTGACAGATTTTCAAACGCATAAAGAATTTATGACTTGCGGGCTTTGCGAAAATATGTGCAAAATGACGCTCACGGTTTTCAATGACGGCAGCAAATTTGTCACAGGAAATCGCTGTGAACGGGGCGCAGAAAAAGCCACTCAAATCAAAATCGAAAAGAAAGACAAAAAAGTCAATCTGGTTGATTACAAATACAAAAAACTGTTCCGCTACCACAGTCTATCAAAGAAAAAGCAAACCCGTGGCGAAATCGGCATTCCGCGCGTGCTAAATATGTACGAAAATTATCCACTCTGGCACACGATGTTGACGGATTTAGGCTTCCGAGTTGTTCTGTCACCAAAATCAGATAAGGCACTTTTTGAGCAAGGCATTGAAACGATTCCCTCGGATACGGTCTGTTATCCGGCGAAAATGGCACATGGACATATTCAGGCATTGATTCATCAAGGCGTACCAACGATTTTTTATCCTTCTGTTTTATTTGAACAAGAAGAACAAAAAAATGCGCAAAATCATTTCAACTGTCCGATTGTGCAGTCTTATCCAGAAGTCATCAAGAACAATATTGATGAAATTCGTGATGGTGAAGTTGCCTATATTCATCCATTTATCAATCTGGCACAGTTTGATAGTGTTGCTGACAATATTTATAAAGCACTGAGTGCTTCTGGGATTTCTGTCAGTACTGACGAAGTGCGCTCAGCGGTCAAACACGGCTTTGAAGAACTCGAAAATTTCAAAAAAGACATTCGCGACAAAGCCGAAGAGCTGCTCATGCAAATCAATCTGAACAATGAAAAAGCGATTGTGCTGGCGGGTCGTCCTTATCATCTTGACCCAGAAATCAATCATGGCATTGCTGACATCATTACTCAAGAAGGTTTTCATGTGCTGACAGAAGATTCCATCAGCCACCTGACAGAAGTTTCGGGCTTGCGCGTCGTCAATCAGTGGGTTTATCACAGCCGTCTCTACGCTGCGGCGCAAGTCGTCTGCAAAAATAAAAACCTCGAACTCGTCCAACTCAACAGTTTTGGCTGTGGACTTGATGCTGTCACCACTGACCAAGTTGAAGAAATCATGCGTGGGCATAACAAACTGTACACCGTCCTCAAAATTGACGAAGGCTCAAACATGGGCGCGGTTCGTATCCGTCTGCGTTCGCTCAAAGCGGCGGTTTCGGAGCGGAAACGTCATAATGTGGAAGCAACACTTGAAATGACAGAACTCGTACCAGAAACGCCACAATTTACAAAAGAAATGGCGAAGAAACATACGCTTTTATTACCTATGCTGTCACCGATTCACCAAGAAGGTTTGATTGATGCCGCCTTTTCTGCCTCTGGCTACAACGTAGTGTCGTTGCCAGAAACGCAAAATTCGGTCAATAGTGGTCTGAGATTTGTCAATAATGATAGCTGTTATCCAGCCATTATCACGATTGGTCAGCTCATCGAAGCGCTCCAGTCAGGCAAATACGATGTGGACAACACTTCCGTCATGATGACACAGACAGGCGGCGGTTGCCGTGCGACCAACTATATTCCATTGCTCAGAAAAGCACTGATTGATGCAGGATTTCCTCAAGTTCCTGTTGTCAGTTTGTCTATGGGCAATCAAGGAACGGAAAAAGGCTTTAAATTTACCGTGCCACTCTTGACACGATTTATGATAGCCGTGCTTTACGGTGACCTCTTTGAGCGCGTCGTTTATCGCACGCGACCTTACGAAGCAGTCGCAGGTTCAGCCAATGAATTGCACGCCAAATGGCTCGAAAAAGCTCGCCACAATGTCGAGTCTGCCTCTATCTTTGAGTTTAACCGAAATGCCAAACAAATCGTCCGCGAATTTGACGCGATCGAGCTACTCAACGTCCAAAAACCGCGTGTCGGCGTTGTCGGCGAAATCCTTGTCAAATATAGCAAAACGGCAAATAACGACATCGTCAGCATCATCGAAGAAGAAGGCGGCGAAGCAGTCGTCCTTGACTTGATTGGTTTCATGAACTACAGCCTCTACAATCAAATCTGGAAAACCGACGAAATCGGCTTTGCCAAGAAAAATAAACTCATGGCAAAAACCTTCATAGGTATTATCAATATGCTAGAAAAGCCAATGAACAAAGCCCTCAAAAATTCCAATCGCTTTGACGCAATCGAGTCGATTTATGATGTTGCTGCCAATACCGAGGAAATTATTTCCATCGGAAATCACACAGGAGAAGGCTGGTTCCTAACGGGCGAAATGATTGAGCTGCTCCAAAAAGATGTGATGAACATTGTCTGCTTACAACCATTTGGCTGCCTGCCCAACCACATCGTCGGCAAAGGGATGCTCAAAGAACTCCGCCGTCAATATCCAGGGGCAAACCTTGCTCCAATCGACTATGACCCTGGAGTTTCTTCTGTCAATCAGCTGAACCGCATTCGTCTCATGATGGCAACAGCCAAAAAGCATCTGAATCATGAAGAAGAAAAAATAGAAATGGTTCAGATGGGTTCACATGGCTATTGA